A window of Exiguobacterium sp. FSL W8-0210 contains these coding sequences:
- the mscL gene encoding large-conductance mechanosensitive channel protein MscL gives MFKAFKEFAFRGNVIDLAVGVILGAAFSGIIKSLVDSVFMPLIGIIIGGIDVKGLSIMVGNAKLQYGQFLQASIEFLLIAFALFIFVKGITSFRKKEEVVEEEAVPTTEEKLLTEIRDALIRQNESSPKN, from the coding sequence ATGTTTAAGGCATTTAAGGAGTTTGCTTTTCGAGGCAATGTGATCGATTTAGCGGTCGGAGTCATTCTCGGTGCTGCGTTCAGCGGGATTATCAAATCACTCGTCGACAGCGTCTTCATGCCGTTGATCGGTATCATCATCGGTGGTATTGATGTCAAAGGATTATCAATCATGGTCGGAAATGCAAAATTACAGTACGGTCAGTTCCTTCAGGCGAGTATCGAATTCTTATTGATTGCCTTTGCTTTGTTCATCTTCGTCAAAGGAATCACTTCGTTCCGGAAGAAGGAAGAAGTCGTCGAAGAAGAAGCGGTACCAACGACAGAAGAAAAACTATTGACAGAAATCAGAGATGCCTTGATTCGTCAAAATGAGTCATCACCTAAAAACTGA
- the hemG gene encoding protoporphyrinogen oxidase: MSSKRLVIVGGGISGLAAAYYAEKQFPEMNITLLEAEGRLGGKVATYRDEGLTIERGPDSYVARKHVLTDLIEEIGLGEQLVRNNTSQAYILDARGLHPIPKGAVMGIPTDLELFAETSLLTEEEKAEVTERLLHPAPDLTIPETDIPLGEYLRPRLGDALVEKLIEPLLSGIYAGDIDRMSTFATYPQFVANEQKAGSLFEGMRLMRPLDQQQGPTLKATGQFLSLATGLESLVERLEEVLERTEIRLETPLRSIEREEDGRYRLETDHGPEYADDILLTIPHRQVVSLLPDATLPGLANLSTHSTATVTLIFDKETALPIDGTGFIVNRRAPYSITACTAIDQKWNHAAPNHTVLRAFIGRPGKDALVRESDEVIERVVLEDLENICDRPLQPERVVISRLLDGLPAYTVGHAQRIQEVREIVASHYPHIHLAGLAYDGVGLPDCVAGVKATLEQMALQQLEPCKES, translated from the coding sequence ATGTCCAGTAAACGTCTCGTCATCGTGGGCGGTGGTATATCAGGACTTGCAGCCGCCTATTATGCAGAGAAGCAGTTTCCAGAGATGAACATCACGTTACTCGAGGCAGAGGGTCGTCTCGGTGGTAAGGTGGCGACATATCGGGACGAAGGATTGACGATCGAGCGGGGACCGGATTCATACGTCGCACGGAAACACGTGTTGACGGATCTCATCGAAGAGATTGGATTAGGGGAGCAACTCGTTCGCAATAACACGTCGCAAGCGTATATCTTGGATGCGCGCGGTCTCCACCCGATTCCAAAAGGTGCCGTCATGGGCATCCCGACCGATTTAGAGTTATTCGCAGAGACGTCTCTACTGACGGAAGAAGAAAAGGCAGAGGTGACAGAACGCTTGCTTCACCCTGCTCCTGATTTGACGATTCCGGAAACAGACATTCCATTAGGGGAATACCTGCGTCCGCGTCTTGGAGATGCGCTCGTCGAGAAGTTGATCGAACCGCTTCTTTCAGGCATCTATGCGGGTGATATCGACCGGATGAGTACGTTTGCGACCTACCCGCAATTCGTTGCGAATGAGCAAAAGGCTGGAAGCTTGTTCGAAGGGATGCGCCTCATGCGTCCGCTTGATCAACAACAAGGTCCGACGCTCAAAGCGACAGGTCAATTCCTATCACTTGCTACTGGACTCGAGTCTCTCGTCGAGCGTTTAGAAGAGGTGCTCGAACGGACAGAGATTCGTCTTGAGACACCGCTTCGCTCCATTGAACGGGAAGAAGACGGGCGATATCGTCTCGAAACGGATCATGGTCCAGAATATGCCGATGATATTTTGTTGACGATTCCGCATCGCCAAGTCGTGTCCCTGTTACCAGATGCGACGCTTCCAGGGCTTGCGAACCTTTCAACACACTCGACGGCGACGGTCACGTTGATTTTCGATAAGGAAACTGCGTTACCGATTGATGGAACGGGATTCATCGTCAACCGTCGGGCGCCGTATTCAATTACAGCATGCACGGCGATTGATCAAAAGTGGAATCATGCAGCACCGAATCATACCGTGCTTCGTGCCTTCATCGGACGCCCCGGAAAAGATGCACTCGTTCGTGAATCAGACGAAGTGATTGAACGCGTCGTCTTAGAAGATCTTGAAAACATCTGTGATCGTCCCTTGCAACCGGAACGTGTCGTCATCAGTCGTCTCTTAGACGGCTTACCGGCCTATACGGTAGGACATGCACAGCGGATTCAAGAAGTGCGAGAAATCGTCGCTTCTCATTATCCGCACATTCATTTAGCCGGACTCGCCTATGATGGTGTTGGATTGCCAGACTGTGTAGCAGGTGTCAAAGCGACGCTTGAACAAATGGCGTTACAACAACTGGAACCATGCAAAGAATCATGA
- a CDS encoding ATP-dependent helicase, with amino-acid sequence MHEDFFEQMERLTGIQLNPVQQQAIEHDHGPLLLLASPGSGKTTTLNFKIAYLILQKKIEPHRILGLTFSKAAAREMADRFYHLFHELIGTTAAFSTIHSFAFQVVRDHTSQQRLSYTIIEGPMDQQHPNAPHKRMLLRRIFQEINRSVITDDQMDELLRMISFVKNRLLSLKEIKAVPTTIKHFPDIYVAYEQFKSRDPLHPLLDFDDMLTYANTILEQDRRLLQHYQRRFDYILTDESQDTSLVQHQLVEKLALPHNRLCVVADDDQTLYSWRGADASKILHFKDTYPNATILYMEQNYRSSQDIVSVANQFIQRNKARYPKQMFTENAAVRPIILETLPTYEDQTRYLLNQLRTETNYREVAILYRNNASSINVMNALDQANIPFYIKDVDHKFFSHWILKDILNFMTFAQDPTDIDVLATIHTKFAGYISKAQLSQLQQFGTGESVFDLLINKIEMKFYQKKQLQQMKRTFASIQTVRPSAALSLIRHELGYEKNLRKMSESLGFSLDHLLETLNTIDNIASDVPTLLAFRERIAHLEQLMRDAKQNKNQNAVTLSTFHSAKGLEFDRVFMIDLVAGILPSADTIKAYKNGQLDDMEEAARLFYVGMTRARHELHLLSYRFKSKSFDVSPFVEDVHRLVTPDSAKRKIERQRPAIAARAKVPPLPITENMRVSHTAFGPGTVLHMVDDVLEISFDQGMKKQLSLQVCSENALLEIL; translated from the coding sequence ATGCATGAAGATTTTTTCGAACAGATGGAGCGATTGACCGGTATTCAACTGAATCCTGTCCAACAACAGGCAATCGAACATGACCATGGTCCGTTGCTGTTACTCGCCTCACCCGGCTCTGGAAAAACAACGACGCTTAATTTTAAGATTGCCTATTTGATTTTACAAAAAAAGATCGAACCACATCGTATTTTAGGGCTGACCTTCAGTAAGGCAGCAGCTCGCGAGATGGCGGATCGTTTTTATCATCTATTTCACGAATTAATTGGAACGACAGCGGCATTCTCGACGATTCATAGCTTTGCTTTTCAAGTCGTTCGGGATCATACATCCCAGCAACGTCTCTCCTATACGATCATTGAGGGACCAATGGATCAACAACATCCGAATGCGCCACATAAACGTATGTTACTCCGGCGTATTTTCCAGGAAATTAATCGGAGTGTCATTACCGACGACCAGATGGATGAGTTATTACGAATGATTTCCTTCGTCAAGAACCGTCTTCTTTCTTTAAAGGAAATCAAGGCAGTACCGACGACGATCAAACATTTCCCTGATATCTATGTCGCGTATGAACAATTCAAGTCGCGTGATCCCTTACATCCGTTACTCGACTTTGATGATATGTTGACGTATGCGAATACGATTTTGGAGCAAGACCGTCGTCTGTTGCAACATTATCAGCGTCGCTTTGACTATATCCTAACGGATGAGAGCCAGGATACGTCACTCGTTCAACATCAATTGGTCGAAAAGTTAGCCTTACCGCATAACCGACTCTGTGTCGTTGCAGACGATGATCAGACGCTATACAGCTGGCGTGGCGCGGACGCTTCTAAAATTTTGCACTTCAAAGATACGTATCCGAATGCGACGATTCTTTACATGGAACAAAATTATCGTTCGTCTCAAGACATCGTATCCGTCGCGAACCAATTCATTCAGCGCAATAAAGCACGCTATCCGAAACAGATGTTCACGGAGAACGCTGCTGTTCGTCCGATCATCTTAGAGACGTTACCAACTTACGAGGATCAGACCCGCTATCTGTTGAATCAACTACGGACAGAGACGAATTACCGCGAAGTGGCCATCTTATATCGCAACAATGCTTCTTCGATCAACGTCATGAATGCGTTGGATCAAGCAAATATTCCGTTTTATATTAAGGATGTCGATCATAAATTCTTCAGTCATTGGATTTTGAAGGATATCTTAAACTTCATGACATTCGCACAAGATCCGACAGATATCGATGTGTTAGCAACTATTCATACGAAATTCGCCGGGTACATTTCAAAAGCGCAACTTTCTCAATTGCAACAGTTCGGCACGGGTGAATCTGTATTTGATCTACTCATAAACAAAATCGAGATGAAGTTTTATCAAAAGAAACAACTTCAACAAATGAAGCGCACGTTCGCTTCCATTCAGACCGTTCGACCGTCTGCTGCCCTCTCATTGATTCGTCATGAACTGGGCTACGAAAAGAATTTGCGGAAAATGAGTGAGAGTCTCGGTTTTAGTCTCGATCACCTGCTTGAGACATTAAATACGATCGATAACATCGCAAGTGATGTACCGACGTTACTCGCCTTTCGTGAGCGGATCGCGCATCTCGAACAGTTGATGCGTGATGCGAAACAAAACAAAAATCAAAATGCGGTCACCCTTTCGACCTTTCACAGTGCAAAGGGGCTTGAATTTGATCGCGTCTTTATGATTGATCTCGTTGCTGGTATTCTTCCATCGGCTGACACGATCAAGGCGTACAAGAATGGACAACTCGATGATATGGAAGAAGCAGCACGCTTGTTTTACGTCGGGATGACACGGGCACGACACGAACTGCATCTCCTGTCTTATCGTTTTAAATCGAAATCGTTCGATGTCTCACCATTCGTCGAAGACGTTCATCGTCTTGTTACACCGGATTCCGCAAAACGAAAAATAGAACGCCAACGTCCTGCCATTGCAGCGCGAGCGAAAGTTCCTCCACTTCCGATCACTGAGAACATGCGTGTATCGCATACAGCATTTGGTCCCGGAACCGTTTTGCACATGGTTGACGACGTGCTAGAAATTTCATTTGATCAAGGAATGAAAAAACAGCTTTCGTTACAAGTCTGCTCCGAAAATGCATTACTCGAAATTTTATGA
- the cls gene encoding cardiolipin synthase has translation MVEVWSTFTIIIVYGLLIMNILAVLTVIFLERRDIGATWAWVFILYFVPLVGFLVYLFFGRLLKKTNFYRVTDEEQLEQDRRIALQKKELVTMGRHPMIQKHRDMIRMNLMSNGSLLSLSNQLQILSDGEQKFNRMIQDIRQAEHEVNIQYYIIQKDRLGLALIDTLTDCARRGIKVRLLYDAVGSRSLKRTDFKDLLAHGGEVFAFFPSTIGFVNFRLNNRNHRKSCIIDGRIGYIGGFNVGTEYLGIDEKFGYWRDTHFRLEGDVVHDQLDRFILDWNQASDVYTEKSLFYYGTHRIQDILPMQIVTSGPDSRSEYLKLALIKMINEAKRTIYIQSPYFIPDTSYLDACKAALLSGVEVRIMIPNKPDHPFVYWATTAAVGELLSYGAKIYTYEPGFLHAKTIVVDGEIASVGTTNIDARSFRLNFEMNTIVYDQAVAIELERLFLADCEVSKLMTVESYVARSRMIKFKESISRLLSPIL, from the coding sequence ATGGTGGAAGTATGGAGTACGTTCACGATCATCATCGTCTACGGATTGCTTATCATGAATATCTTGGCTGTCCTGACGGTTATTTTTCTCGAGCGGCGCGATATTGGTGCGACGTGGGCATGGGTATTCATCTTGTATTTCGTTCCGCTCGTTGGATTTCTCGTCTATCTGTTTTTCGGAAGATTGTTGAAAAAAACGAATTTTTATCGTGTCACGGATGAAGAACAACTGGAACAGGATAGACGGATCGCCTTACAGAAAAAAGAACTTGTAACGATGGGACGGCACCCGATGATTCAAAAGCATCGTGATATGATTCGGATGAACCTGATGTCGAACGGTTCCCTGCTCAGTCTCTCGAATCAACTGCAGATTCTTTCGGATGGCGAGCAGAAGTTCAATCGGATGATTCAAGATATCCGCCAGGCAGAGCATGAAGTGAATATCCAATATTACATCATTCAGAAAGATCGTCTCGGGTTAGCATTGATCGATACATTGACCGATTGTGCCCGTCGTGGAATCAAAGTACGTCTATTGTATGATGCTGTCGGATCACGAAGTCTCAAACGGACGGATTTTAAGGATTTACTCGCACACGGAGGAGAAGTGTTTGCCTTTTTCCCGTCGACGATTGGATTCGTTAATTTTCGATTGAACAACCGCAATCACCGTAAATCCTGTATCATTGACGGTCGAATCGGCTATATTGGTGGCTTCAACGTTGGTACGGAATATCTCGGTATCGATGAAAAGTTCGGCTACTGGCGGGATACACATTTTCGCTTGGAAGGTGACGTCGTTCATGATCAACTCGACCGCTTTATTCTCGACTGGAACCAAGCAAGTGACGTCTATACGGAAAAATCTTTGTTTTACTATGGAACGCATAGGATTCAGGATATATTACCGATGCAAATCGTCACATCGGGTCCGGATTCCCGTTCAGAGTATTTGAAGCTTGCCTTAATCAAGATGATCAACGAAGCAAAACGGACGATTTATATCCAATCGCCTTATTTCATTCCAGACACGAGTTATTTAGATGCATGTAAGGCAGCCCTTCTGTCCGGAGTGGAAGTACGCATTATGATTCCGAACAAACCGGACCATCCATTTGTTTACTGGGCAACGACTGCTGCTGTAGGGGAACTGCTATCTTACGGAGCTAAAATCTACACGTATGAACCTGGATTTTTGCATGCGAAGACAATCGTCGTCGATGGAGAAATTGCTTCGGTCGGAACAACGAATATCGATGCGCGAAGTTTTCGTTTAAACTTCGAAATGAATACAATCGTTTATGACCAGGCAGTAGCGATTGAACTAGAACGGCTCTTCTTAGCCGATTGTGAGGTATCAAAGCTCATGACGGTCGAGTCGTATGTTGCGCGTTCAAGAATGATCAAATTCAAGGAAAGTATTTCGCGTTTGTTGTCACCGATTTTGTAA
- a CDS encoding Cof-type HAD-IIB family hydrolase, with the protein MANPIKLLVSDMDGTVLSGKQRIEPETIQAIEAAREQGVEFAIATGRNYLNAKELTDAAGIHCPIIASNGARVMTVDGEELSATTLTTEQAQQIYGIISQYEVFFEMFCDQGLVTAQGATIDAAYDSLKELSEESDRAKQVLDFFHDRYYVHEDVKMIDGFRSYIRNQAGKVFKFISFSFDQELMKTIWQEIEQKVEGVYVTSSGHDNIEVMAVGADKGTAVKILADHLGVPIEQVAVIGDNLNDLPMFKVAGKAIAMGNGHDEAKAIAHHVTKINDEHGVGYAIQQLASRAW; encoded by the coding sequence ATGGCAAATCCAATCAAATTACTCGTATCAGACATGGATGGTACCGTTCTTTCGGGCAAACAACGAATAGAGCCGGAGACGATTCAGGCAATTGAAGCAGCACGCGAACAAGGTGTCGAGTTTGCAATTGCAACAGGACGTAATTACTTAAATGCTAAAGAATTGACGGATGCCGCAGGAATCCACTGTCCAATCATTGCTTCAAACGGGGCACGTGTGATGACCGTCGATGGAGAAGAGTTGAGTGCGACGACTCTGACGACAGAACAAGCACAGCAAATTTACGGCATCATTAGCCAGTACGAAGTCTTCTTCGAGATGTTCTGTGATCAAGGACTCGTGACAGCGCAAGGAGCGACGATTGATGCAGCCTACGATTCGTTAAAAGAATTAAGTGAAGAAAGTGATCGGGCAAAACAAGTGCTTGATTTCTTCCACGATCGCTATTATGTCCACGAAGACGTCAAGATGATTGATGGATTCCGGTCATACATTCGTAATCAAGCGGGAAAAGTATTCAAGTTCATTTCGTTCTCATTTGATCAAGAATTGATGAAAACAATCTGGCAGGAAATCGAGCAGAAAGTCGAGGGTGTCTATGTCACGTCGTCAGGACACGATAACATCGAAGTCATGGCAGTCGGTGCCGATAAAGGAACGGCAGTTAAAATCCTCGCGGACCACCTTGGTGTGCCGATCGAACAAGTCGCTGTCATCGGTGATAATCTGAACGATCTTCCCATGTTTAAGGTTGCTGGAAAGGCGATTGCGATGGGGAATGGTCATGATGAAGCAAAAGCGATTGCGCATCATGTGACGAAAATAAACGATGAGCACGGCGTCGGATATGCGATTCAGCAACTGGCGTCCCGTGCTTGGTAA
- a CDS encoding GNAT family N-acetyltransferase, with protein MSVVKLHMYTNEHYEQCDAFILPEEQVQFTSFPTDVVTDAVAHPDKFPVVIKKDELVVGFFILHLNPPKTHRTHEQSVLLRAFSIDARHQHQGYAKEAMMQLPEFVHHHFPEVTAITLAVNKKNIAAKSLYFKTGYVDTLQSVMGPIGEQHILAFDLEKELRLKH; from the coding sequence ATGTCTGTAGTGAAATTACACATGTATACGAATGAACATTATGAACAATGTGATGCGTTCATTCTTCCGGAAGAACAAGTCCAGTTTACTTCTTTTCCGACGGATGTCGTCACAGATGCAGTTGCCCATCCAGATAAATTCCCGGTTGTCATCAAAAAAGACGAGCTCGTCGTCGGATTTTTTATTCTTCATCTTAACCCCCCTAAAACACATCGAACACATGAACAAAGTGTCCTATTACGTGCCTTTTCCATTGATGCACGCCATCAGCACCAAGGATATGCGAAAGAGGCAATGATGCAGTTGCCAGAGTTCGTGCATCATCATTTTCCAGAAGTCACAGCGATTACACTAGCGGTCAATAAAAAGAATATTGCTGCAAAATCATTGTATTTCAAGACGGGATACGTCGATACGTTACAGTCCGTCATGGGTCCGATTGGGGAGCAACACATCCTTGCATTTGATTTAGAAAAAGAACTGCGATTGAAGCATTGA